The Clostridia bacterium genome includes a region encoding these proteins:
- the hyfB gene encoding hydrogenase 4 subunit B encodes MYIINNGPLAAAMLVFYTASALTSLVFYNKHKICNILSNLLSSIAAAAGIWLSIANIVEGTQKTVIASFSMSVPHIAFNLYIDKLSAFFILALSILVLAVSIYSIGYISHYYNKRNVGMFNFLYNTFILSMIFVMTSGNVIGFLISWELMSLLSYFLVIFEGEHAENRKAGTLYLIMTHIGTAFLTIAFMLTYKYTHSLEIGVNIGAVPASIKSIVFVLLLIGFGTKAGVIPFHVWLPYAHPAAPSNVSALMSGIMIKTAIYGILRFAFISFTDKPMWWGVLILTAGAVSAVLGVAYALMEHNIKRLLAYSSIENIGIILMGMGISFMAYSSGNMVLCGLSMMAALFHLLNHTLFKGALFLGAGSIHYATHTKDMEELGGLIKKMPFTGLLFLIAALSISAIPPFNGFASEWMTYQSLFMSLGSNTSAINLISMLTVAALAMAGALAAACFVKLIGISFLGLPRSEHAESAREVPASMRIGQGLLTLLCVILGIFPTLALRLIDRVNLEMIGTTLISDLQGGAFFVYYPLSINKNAISPIAVVIMGVVIASVTFILVKLAGGHSKERKYGTWDCGFVGLNPRMQYSATGYSKPLRIVLKPLYMPGREIKTEEGASPYYHKSIKYIVSTQSLFELYFYAPIIRLFAQFSKRTRHSIQTGSIHAYLIYIFVTMIALLVYYVLS; translated from the coding sequence ATGTACATAATTAATAACGGACCATTAGCTGCAGCTATGTTGGTTTTTTATACTGCAAGCGCGCTAACATCGCTTGTTTTCTATAATAAACATAAAATCTGCAATATACTATCTAACCTATTAAGCTCTATAGCCGCAGCTGCGGGTATCTGGCTTTCTATCGCCAATATCGTGGAAGGAACACAGAAGACTGTCATTGCAAGCTTTTCCATGTCTGTGCCTCATATAGCCTTCAATCTGTATATAGACAAGCTTTCGGCTTTTTTCATACTTGCTCTTTCAATTCTGGTATTGGCAGTGTCAATATACTCGATAGGGTATATTTCGCATTATTACAACAAGAGAAACGTAGGAATGTTTAATTTTTTATATAACACTTTTATATTATCGATGATATTTGTGATGACATCAGGCAATGTCATAGGCTTCCTGATATCATGGGAGCTAATGTCTTTATTATCATACTTCCTGGTCATATTTGAAGGCGAGCATGCAGAAAACAGAAAAGCAGGGACACTATACCTAATAATGACTCATATCGGTACAGCCTTCTTAACGATAGCTTTCATGTTAACGTACAAGTACACCCACAGCCTTGAGATTGGAGTTAATATTGGTGCTGTCCCGGCAAGTATCAAGAGTATAGTATTTGTTTTGCTTCTGATTGGCTTCGGTACAAAAGCCGGTGTGATTCCCTTTCATGTATGGCTTCCTTATGCGCATCCGGCAGCTCCAAGCAATGTATCGGCCCTTATGTCAGGAATAATGATAAAAACCGCTATATATGGAATTCTCCGTTTTGCATTTATTTCTTTTACGGACAAGCCTATGTGGTGGGGTGTTTTGATACTTACTGCCGGGGCTGTCTCTGCAGTGCTGGGAGTGGCTTATGCTCTAATGGAGCACAACATCAAACGGCTTCTTGCTTATAGCAGTATAGAAAATATAGGAATAATATTGATGGGAATGGGTATTTCCTTTATGGCATACTCCAGCGGGAATATGGTTTTATGCGGTCTTTCCATGATGGCTGCGCTTTTTCACCTTTTGAACCATACACTATTCAAAGGTGCACTTTTCCTGGGGGCCGGCTCAATACATTATGCAACTCACACCAAGGATATGGAGGAATTGGGAGGTCTCATAAAAAAGATGCCCTTTACCGGACTCCTCTTTCTGATAGCAGCTCTTTCGATATCTGCAATACCTCCTTTTAATGGTTTTGCCAGCGAGTGGATGACTTATCAGTCATTATTTATGAGTTTAGGCTCAAACACCTCGGCAATAAACCTCATATCCATGCTGACCGTGGCGGCACTTGCTATGGCAGGTGCATTAGCAGCGGCTTGCTTTGTAAAACTGATAGGAATATCTTTTCTGGGATTGCCCAGAAGTGAGCATGCAGAAAGTGCGCGGGAGGTTCCAGCAAGCATGAGAATAGGGCAAGGCTTGCTTACTCTATTATGTGTCATACTGGGTATTTTCCCAACATTGGCCTTGAGACTTATTGACAGGGTAAACCTTGAAATGATAGGCACAACGCTTATATCCGATCTGCAAGGAGGAGCATTTTTCGTTTATTATCCTTTAAGTATAAATAAAAACGCGATTTCACCAATTGCGGTTGTTATTATGGGGGTTGTCATCGCAAGTGTGACCTTTATATTGGTAAAATTGGCAGGAGGTCATTCAAAAGAAAGAAAATATGGCACATGGGACTGTGGATTTGTTGGACTAAACCCACGGATGCAGTATAGTGCTACGGGATATTCAAAACCGCTGCGTATTGTTTTGAAGCCGCTTTATATGCCTGGTAGAGAAATAAAGACAGAGGAAGGTGCATCGCCGTATTATCATAAGTCAATCAAATATATAGTGTCTACACAATCTCTGTTTGAACTGTACTTTTATGCACCTATAATACGCTTATTTGCTCAGTTTTCAAAAAGAACAAGGCATTCCATACAAACAGGCAGCATACATGCATATCTCATCTATATATTTGTTACAATGATTGCTC
- the lysS gene encoding lysine--tRNA ligase, producing MANDELNLSEILKIRRDKLEQLKEAGRNPFEILNYDQTHHSRDIKDNFEEMEGKDVSIAGRIMSFRDMGKASFCDIQDRYGRVQTYIKQDEIGEEEYKIFKTYDIGDIVGIKGFVFKTKRGEISVHVKQVLLLCKSLQPLPEKWHGLKDTEMRYRQRYVDLIVNDDVRDTFYKRTKIIKAIREFLDAKDYIEVDTPILATIASGAAARPFKTHSNALDIDLYLRIATELYLKRLIVGGFERVYEMGKDFRNEGIDVRHNPEFTMIELYQAYADYNDMMELTENLVAYCAEKVLGTTKVNYQGIELDFAPPWNRLTMVEAVKKYSGVDFNEIKSNEEAREVAKKLKVVDELKKKLQDCSKGDILNAAFEVYAEEHLIQPTFIMDYPVEISPLTKKKNDDPTMTERFEAFIYAREIGNAYTELNDPIDQKERFEQQANDKELGDDEAYATDDDFVNSLEIGMPPTGGLGIGIDRIIMFLTDSYSIRDVILFPTMKPQA from the coding sequence ATGGCTAATGATGAACTGAACCTGAGTGAGATACTAAAGATCAGAAGGGATAAGCTTGAGCAGCTGAAAGAAGCAGGCAGAAACCCCTTTGAAATATTGAATTATGATCAGACTCACCATTCAAGGGACATCAAGGATAATTTTGAAGAGATGGAAGGCAAGGATGTTTCTATAGCTGGAAGAATTATGTCATTCAGGGACATGGGAAAAGCATCATTTTGCGATATTCAGGACAGATATGGAAGAGTACAGACATATATTAAGCAGGATGAGATAGGTGAAGAGGAATACAAGATATTCAAGACCTATGACATCGGTGATATCGTCGGCATAAAGGGTTTTGTCTTCAAGACAAAAAGAGGCGAGATATCAGTACATGTAAAGCAGGTACTCTTATTGTGCAAGTCACTGCAGCCCCTTCCGGAGAAGTGGCACGGACTTAAGGATACTGAAATGAGGTACAGACAGAGATATGTAGACCTTATTGTCAATGATGATGTAAGGGATACATTCTATAAGAGGACAAAGATAATAAAGGCAATAAGAGAATTCCTTGATGCAAAGGATTACATAGAAGTAGATACACCAATACTTGCTACAATAGCCAGCGGAGCTGCAGCGAGACCTTTTAAAACTCACAGCAACGCTTTGGATATAGATTTATATCTCAGGATAGCTACAGAGCTTTATTTGAAGAGACTTATAGTCGGCGGTTTTGAGAGAGTGTATGAAATGGGCAAGGACTTCAGAAATGAAGGTATTGACGTCAGACACAATCCTGAATTCACAATGATTGAATTATATCAGGCTTACGCCGATTACAACGATATGATGGAGCTTACGGAGAACCTTGTAGCATATTGTGCGGAGAAGGTCCTGGGAACAACTAAGGTCAATTACCAGGGAATTGAATTGGATTTTGCACCACCATGGAACAGATTGACCATGGTAGAAGCTGTTAAGAAATATTCCGGTGTTGACTTCAATGAAATAAAGAGCAATGAGGAAGCAAGAGAAGTAGCTAAGAAGCTCAAGGTTGTTGATGAGCTGAAGAAAAAGCTTCAGGACTGCTCTAAAGGTGATATACTGAACGCAGCCTTTGAAGTATATGCTGAAGAGCACCTCATACAGCCTACCTTCATTATGGACTACCCGGTGGAGATATCACCACTCACCAAGAAGAAGAATGATGACCCGACAATGACAGAGAGGTTCGAAGCCTTCATATATGCCAGAGAGATTGGAAATGCTTATACTGAACTTAACGATCCAATCGACCAAAAGGAAAGATTTGAGCAGCAGGCAAATGATAAGGAACTTGGAGACGACGAAGCATATGCAACAGATGATGACTTTGTAAATTCTCTTGAAATTGGTATGCCTCCTACAGGAGGACTTGGTATAGGAATAGACAGAATAATAATGTTCCTTACAGATTCCTACTCCATAAGGGATGTAATACTCTTCCCGACAATGAAACCACAAGCATAG
- the greA gene encoding transcription elongation factor GreA: MSKQNILTIEGLAKLEEELDFLKSKRRAEVALRIKQALAFGDISENSEYDEAKNEQAFVEGRIAQVENILKTAKVVDEDDIQTDIVSVGCKVTLKDVELGDEVEYTIGGSAEADPLNLKISNESPVGKALMGKGIGSIVDIVVPDGVIKYEILNINK, from the coding sequence GTGAGCAAACAGAACATATTAACAATAGAAGGTCTTGCTAAACTTGAAGAGGAATTGGACTTTTTAAAGAGTAAAAGAAGGGCTGAGGTGGCACTTAGAATAAAGCAGGCTTTAGCTTTTGGAGACATATCTGAGAACTCAGAATATGACGAAGCAAAGAATGAGCAGGCATTTGTGGAAGGTAGAATTGCACAGGTAGAGAACATTCTAAAAACTGCCAAGGTAGTAGATGAGGACGATATTCAGACAGACATTGTAAGCGTGGGCTGCAAGGTCACTCTTAAGGACGTTGAACTCGGCGACGAGGTTGAATATACAATCGGAGGATCTGCTGAAGCGGATCCACTCAATCTTAAGATTTCAAATGAATCTCCTGTAGGTAAAGCTTTGATGGGCAAAGGCATTGGCAGTATTGTCGACATTGTTGTACCGGATGGAGTAATCAAATATGAGATACTCAACATAAATAAGTAG
- a CDS encoding quinate 5-dehydrogenase translates to MKHIVSISIGSSKRDHRVSMDINNENVIIERIGTDGDIQKAIKLIEELDGKVDAFGMGGIDVYLNAGKNRYRIKDALPIREAAKITPMVDGSGLKVSLEKEIPRFINDNVEKLKGKSVFILPAIDRYGMAEGFQDMGCELILGDLMVALGINIPIKSLKMLDRIASIIAPIACRLPFEMLYPTGKEQNKDINRAGKFDKFFYDADIVAGDFHYIKQYMPGGMQGKMVVTNTVTKEDMKWLKECGIRTLVTSTPDLEGRSFGTNVIEALLVALIGMGMDEITTDDYLRVLKEINFQPRVEHFDNEEVIYADNQV, encoded by the coding sequence ATGAAGCATATAGTTAGTATAAGCATAGGCTCTTCCAAAAGGGACCATAGGGTGTCCATGGATATCAACAATGAAAATGTAATTATTGAGAGGATAGGAACTGACGGTGACATTCAGAAAGCAATCAAACTAATCGAGGAGCTGGATGGGAAGGTAGATGCCTTTGGAATGGGGGGAATTGATGTTTACCTGAATGCGGGTAAAAATCGTTACAGGATAAAAGATGCTCTTCCTATAAGGGAAGCTGCAAAGATCACCCCAATGGTTGACGGCTCTGGCCTTAAGGTGTCACTGGAAAAGGAGATACCTCGCTTTATAAATGATAATGTGGAAAAGCTTAAGGGGAAGAGCGTGTTTATTCTTCCTGCCATTGACAGGTATGGAATGGCGGAAGGCTTTCAGGACATGGGCTGCGAACTTATTCTTGGAGACCTTATGGTTGCTTTGGGCATCAACATACCTATTAAGTCCCTGAAAATGTTGGACAGGATAGCAAGCATAATCGCTCCTATAGCATGCCGTCTGCCGTTTGAAATGCTGTATCCTACAGGTAAGGAGCAGAACAAAGATATCAACAGGGCAGGCAAGTTTGATAAATTCTTTTATGATGCAGATATTGTAGCCGGCGATTTTCACTATATAAAACAGTATATGCCCGGTGGAATGCAGGGAAAAATGGTTGTTACGAATACTGTGACAAAAGAAGATATGAAATGGCTCAAGGAATGCGGAATACGCACACTGGTTACATCGACTCCGGATCTGGAGGGGCGTTCCTTCGGCACCAACGTTATTGAGGCACTGCTGGTAGCACTCATAGGCATGGGAATGGATGAAATAACGACCGATGACTATCTGAGGGTGCTGAAGGAGATAAATTTCCAGCCAAGGGTGGAACACTTTGATAATGAAGAGGTGATTTATGCGGATAATCAGGTATAG
- a CDS encoding transcriptional regulator gives MDIVRIGDKVISRIKINSKVKEILALRMLGLSQQEVAEKLGVERTFISRLEGLGEIRKGQSIAAIGFPIKNKIEVEKVLRTYGVEYSILMSEKERTDFVNDCSGVQLSNKIMELINKFRSFDTVIVMASDYRNRIARDLLDNKIIEIDIGKSPIKEDVNVNLDNLTDILITLKG, from the coding sequence ATGGATATTGTACGAATTGGGGATAAGGTAATAAGCAGGATAAAAATAAATAGTAAAGTCAAGGAAATTCTTGCGCTTCGTATGTTGGGATTATCACAGCAGGAGGTAGCAGAGAAGCTTGGAGTGGAGAGAACCTTTATCTCACGGCTTGAAGGACTGGGAGAGATAAGAAAAGGTCAAAGCATCGCGGCAATAGGCTTTCCAATAAAGAATAAAATAGAAGTGGAGAAGGTGCTTAGAACCTATGGAGTTGAGTATAGCATCCTTATGTCAGAGAAAGAAAGAACGGATTTTGTTAACGATTGCAGCGGGGTGCAGCTTTCCAACAAAATAATGGAGCTTATCAATAAATTCAGAAGCTTTGATACTGTTATTGTCATGGCCTCTGATTATCGCAACCGGATAGCCAGAGATTTGTTGGACAACAAGATTATAGAGATAGATATAGGGAAATCTCCGATAAAAGAAGATGTCAATGTGAATCTGGATAATTTGACGGATATATTAATTACACTGAAAGGATAG
- the dusB gene encoding tRNA dihydrouridine synthase DusB, with amino-acid sequence MQIGSVKLNNNVFLAPMAGVTDMAFRILCKRQDCGLTYTEMVSAKGLHYKSDNTAVLLEIAEEERPAAVQVFGSDPEIVAEAARQAEANGAAIIDINMGCPTPKIVKNGDGSALMRRPDLVREIVRAAVKAVKVPVTVKTRKGWDADLVNAVEIAGIAAQEGAAAVAIHGRTREQYYSGNADWSIIKQVKREINIPVIGNGDIVKPQDAKRMFEETGCDAVMIGRGAQGNPWIFKRTIEYLRTGQLLPEPTFEQRVETIITHMSMVTELKGEGVGVKEMRKHAAWYLKGMPGSTKVKTEIFKLTTCAEVKDILMEYLDYISKASK; translated from the coding sequence ATGCAGATAGGCAGTGTAAAGCTAAATAACAATGTATTTCTGGCTCCTATGGCGGGAGTTACTGATATGGCCTTCAGGATACTGTGTAAAAGGCAGGACTGCGGACTTACTTATACAGAAATGGTCAGCGCCAAGGGGCTGCATTATAAAAGCGATAATACTGCAGTGTTATTGGAGATAGCTGAGGAGGAAAGACCGGCGGCAGTGCAGGTTTTCGGAAGTGACCCTGAGATAGTTGCGGAGGCTGCAAGACAGGCAGAAGCAAATGGGGCAGCAATAATAGATATTAATATGGGATGCCCTACGCCTAAGATAGTGAAGAATGGCGACGGCAGCGCCCTTATGAGAAGGCCGGACCTGGTAAGGGAGATTGTTAGAGCTGCTGTTAAAGCCGTGAAGGTGCCTGTTACTGTAAAAACCAGAAAGGGCTGGGATGCTGATTTGGTCAATGCTGTAGAGATAGCCGGCATTGCAGCCCAAGAGGGTGCAGCAGCAGTAGCCATCCACGGCAGAACAAGAGAACAGTATTACAGCGGCAATGCTGACTGGAGCATAATAAAACAAGTAAAAAGGGAAATCAATATACCTGTAATAGGAAACGGAGACATAGTAAAACCTCAGGATGCAAAGCGAATGTTTGAAGAGACGGGCTGTGACGCAGTAATGATTGGGAGGGGGGCACAAGGCAACCCTTGGATATTCAAGCGTACGATAGAATACCTTAGGACTGGACAGCTTCTGCCTGAGCCTACCTTTGAACAGAGGGTGGAAACAATCATAACGCATATGAGCATGGTGACAGAGCTTAAAGGAGAAGGGGTAGGGGTTAAGGAGATGCGCAAGCATGCAGCGTGGTATCTTAAGGGAATGCCTGGCTCCACCAAAGTAAAGACTGAGATATTCAAGTTGACCACCTGTGCGGAGGTTAAGGATATATTAATGGAGTATTTGGATTACATTAGTAAGGCAAGCAAGTAA
- a CDS encoding type III pantothenate kinase, translated as MVLVIDVGNTNIVLGIYQEKKLVNFWRVKTDAEKTSDEYGMIISQLFAIQDYKFSDIEAVVISSVVPPIMYTLEHMARKYFSREPLIVGPGIKTGINIKLDNPKEVGADRIVNAVAAYEIYGGPLIIVDFGTATTYCAVSRNGEYLGGAISPGIRISMDALFERTAKLPRVELIKPGAVICKNTINSIQSGVIYGYVGQVDYLVRRMKKELGEPDAKVVATGGLSKLIASESETIDTVNGLLTLEGLRIIYERNRES; from the coding sequence ATGGTACTTGTTATTGACGTTGGAAATACAAATATTGTTTTGGGAATTTATCAGGAGAAAAAGCTTGTCAACTTCTGGAGAGTAAAAACTGATGCGGAAAAGACCTCTGATGAGTATGGGATGATTATAAGTCAGCTGTTTGCAATCCAAGACTATAAGTTTTCTGATATAGAAGCTGTAGTAATTTCCTCAGTGGTACCCCCTATAATGTACACGCTTGAACATATGGCAAGAAAATACTTCAGCAGGGAGCCATTGATAGTTGGCCCAGGCATCAAAACAGGTATAAACATAAAGCTTGATAATCCCAAAGAAGTGGGAGCGGACAGGATAGTAAACGCTGTCGCCGCATATGAGATATATGGCGGGCCACTTATAATCGTGGACTTTGGTACAGCTACTACCTACTGTGCAGTGTCAAGGAACGGCGAATATCTGGGAGGAGCAATATCACCCGGCATCAGGATCTCCATGGATGCACTTTTTGAAAGGACTGCCAAGCTGCCGAGAGTTGAACTTATAAAGCCTGGAGCAGTAATATGCAAGAACACCATTAACAGTATACAGTCCGGAGTAATATACGGCTATGTAGGACAGGTGGATTATCTGGTAAGACGTATGAAAAAGGAACTGGGGGAGCCGGATGCGAAGGTAGTTGCTACCGGAGGCCTTTCAAAGCTGATTGCCTCAGAATCTGAAACCATTGATACAGTAAACGGCCTGCTTACTCTTGAAGGGCTGAGAATAATTTACGAAAGAAACAGGGAAAGCTAG